The uncultured Sphaerochaeta sp. genome includes the window CATCTGCTCTAGGGTCAGGCAGATCTCCCTTCGTACATTCTCTCCCTTGTCCAAGGGTGCAACATCAAGATAGGTGCCTTCATCCAGGGGTTGGTAGGTCGGCCTGCCGTTCTCATCGGTCTTGAAGAGATAGAACTCACACTCAGGCCCCACGCCAAAGGAGTAACCTTGTAATGCGGCTTTTCTCACTGTCTCTTGCAGGAGGGAGCGCGTGTCTCCCTCAAAGAGGGTTCCGTCGGGTTTCTTGATCGAGCAGAAGAATCGCACCACACGGCCTTGGGCTGGACGCCATGGAAGGATGGAGAGGGTGGCAGGATCGGGAAAGAGCAACAGGTCGCTCTCTTCAACTTCAAGGAATCCTTTCACCGAGGATGCGTCAAAACTGATGCCACTGGAAAAAGCCCGCTCCAGCTCACTTGCCGAGATGGAAATATTCTTGATCTGTCCGAAAATATCGCAGAATACCAGTCGGGCGAACCGAACATCCTGTTCCTTGATGAACTGCATCACCTCTTGCTGGGTATTGGTCATCATCCTTCTCCTCCCTCTGTCATACATGGGTATACATCATCCGATAAGGTGTGGTGCTGTTTGCACTCAGTACAAAAAAATGGGATACAAGCAACTGTTCTTTGTCAAACTCGAACAGGGTACAGTACTCATCCAGAAGATTGGAAAGAAGTGCTTTATCTTCTTCATCGGCATCACGTACTGCAACCTGTGGTGGCAACCCCTGAGGAAGTGTATCACAGCGTAAATAGATTGCGCCACCATGCATCCCCGTTCCACAGAAATAACCTACAGGAGCCTTTCCCTCCTGGTTCCTTCCCAACACAATGATGGTTCCCCCTGCCTGATACTCACCAAGAAAGCTGCCTGCCCGCTCTCCGATGATTAGGAGTGGTTGCTTATCCTCAAATGCTTTCATGTGGATGCCACAGCGGTATCCTGCACTGTCGCGGATATAGAGTTTTCCCCCGCGCATTGCATACCCTGTCCCATCGCCTGAGGAGCCATGCACAATGATTGCTCCCTCATTCATGGTGTCCCCGGTTGCATCTTGGGCATTGCCATTCACAATAAGTGTCGCACCATCGAGATAGGAACCAAGACCATTGCCTGCTGTACCGTTAATGGTGATGATCTTATCCTTTTGGGCACAGCCAATGTAGCGCTGACCGGTAACAGATGAAAGGGTGAACTGCTTTGCCTTACTCTCTCGTATTTGTTCATTGAGATGCCGGTACTCCATCATTCCTACGTCTATCTGCTTCATTGTGCCCTCCCAAGTTGTTCACTTCTCACCTTCTGTGCAAAAGCCATCAAGGCTGGCTGCTCGCTGATCATGGCGAAGTCTAGATTCCTGAGGTCAGTTCTGTTTCTGATCAGGTCAGTGTAGATGCCTCCGCGTGAGACCTGGTCCCCGATCAGGATACATCCAACCAGGTGATGGTCCTTGATGAAGAGCCGCTTGTAACCACTCTCTGTGGTAATTAGGAGATCCTCACCCTCATACACCCCAGCTGTGATGATGTGCAAGCCGAAGAACCCAATCGCATTCATGGCGATGGCTTTTTCAAAGCGTTGCTCACTGCCGACCATGGAATATCCAGCACTCTCGCCTTGCATGTATGCATTCGGCAATAGGGCAAGATTCCGTCTCTCTCCACTTAGGAGCTCCCATCCTTCACTGCAATCTCCTCCGGCCCAAATATGTGCATCACTGGTTCGGCATGCTTGATCAATGAGAATTCCCTTGTTTACCGCAAGCCCTGCATCTTTTGCCAACTGTATGTTTGGCTTGACTCCAACTGCCATGACCAGGATATCGAATCCTACAACCTTTCCACTGCTCAGGAGTGCTTCCTGGCCGCAAAATTCTCGTACGCTGTCTTCAAGATGGAAACGAATTCCTGCTTGCTGCAGATGTGCTTGCACCCGAAGCGATCCTTCCTCATCAAGAATGCTGGAAAGAATTCTCCCTGCCAAATCGACAACAGTTACTGATTGTACGCGCTCAAGAATTCCTTCGGCACACTTCAGTCCGATCAAGCCGGCACCGATGATAAGCACCCTGCTCGTGGGATGCAGTTCTGCTTCAAGCTCCTTGGCATCAGATAAGGAGAGAAACGTGTGTCTTTTTTCTACCTCTTCAAGATTTAACATTGGAGGAATGAAGGGAAGAGAGCCGGTTGCGATCAGCAGCTTGTCATACTGCATGGCCACCCCATCATCCAAGGTGAGTAGTCGAGACTTTGCTTCAATCTTCTCTACTTTTCTTCCTATAAGGAGACGCACACCATGCTTTTCATAGAAGCCTGCATCGCGGTAGGTCATTTTTTGCTCGTCAGTCTTTCCTTGGAGCAGGTAGGAGATGAGTGGCCTGGCATAGATAGGATGGTTCTCTTCCCCGATGACCGTAATGGACCCTTGTGAGTCATATTTCCTGATGGACTCAATGCAGCCTACACTGGTGATGGAATTTCCAATAATTACATATTGCATACTAGCGCTCCTCATAAACGATGGCCTGATTGGGGCATCCTTGTACACAAACAGGGAGACCATGGCTGTTTGTGGCACAGAGTTCGCACTTTTGCATCACTCCACTTTCACTTGGCATCAAGGCCCCGTAGGGACATGCCATGATGCAGCTGTAGCAACCGACACACTTCTCCTGGTCGATGACGATCAGGCCATCCTTTTCCCTGATGGCTCCCGCAATGCAACTCTTCAGGCAGAGTGGTTCACTGCAGTGACGACAGTTCACGGCAAAGCTGATGGTTCCCTTCTGTTCTACCTGTATCCTTGGATGTAAAGGCTTGTCCTTCAATGCCTGGACCATATCAAGGAGCCCGCTGTTGGCATACGCACAGTAGTACTCACAAAGATGGCAGGCTAAGCACCATTGTTCATTGACATAGATTCTCTTCATCGATCCCTCCTATGCGCCGGCATGCTTGATGCCGAGGATTTGCAGCTCTGTTTCGTTCAGGCCAATGCCTCTGAGCATCAACCGGTTTCCTCTGAGCGCCTCGATGGAGTTGATCCCCATCCCTCCCATCATCTCCTTGAGTTCGTGGTTCCAGGCTGTGATTAGATTTACCAATCGTTCACTTCCAATCTCTGGATTGAGTCGTTTGACCAGCTCTGGGTTCTGGGTGGCAATACCCCAGTTGCATTTTCCGCTATGACAGGTCCGGCAGAGGTGGCAACCAAGGGCGATCAAGGCACTGGTGGCCACATAGACTGCATCAGCACCGAGTGCTATGGCTTTCAGGACATCACTGCTGCTGCGGATTGATCCTCCTACCACCAGACTGACATTGCCTCGTATTCCTTCCTTGCGCAGCCGCTCATCAACACTGGCCAAGGCCAATTCGATGGGTATGCCAACGTTGTCCCTTGTCCTTGCTGGGGCTGCTCCAGTTCCTCCTCTGAACCCATCGATTGCGATGATGTCTGCTCCACTACGTGCAATCCCGCTGGCTATTGCACTGATGTTGTGAACGGCAGCCACTTTTACGATGACCGGTTTGGTATAGGCAGTCGCTTCCTTGAGTGCAAAGACCAGCTGGCGGAGGTCTTCGATGGAGTAGATGTCATGGTGGGGTGCCGGGCTGATCGCATCACTGTGGAGCGGGATCATGCGGGTCTTGGAGATATCTTCCCCAATCTTGGAGCCGGGCAGGTGTCCCCCGATACCGGGTTTTGCCCCCTGTCCCATCTTGATCTCAATGGCTTCCCCTGCATTCAAGTAGCCGGGATGTACCCCAAACCTTCCACTTGCTACCTGGACGATGGTGTTCTTCCCATACTGGTAGAAGTCCTCATGGAGGCCACCTTCCCCTGTGTTGTAGTAGATTCCGAGTTCTTGTGCTGCAAGTGCAAGGGACTTATGGGCATTGTAGGAGATGGAACCATAGGACATGGCACTAAACATGACCGGGATTTCCAGTTTCAACTGGGGTGCGGTCTTGGTGATGATCCTTCCCTTCTCATCCCTGGCTACAGCTGATGCTTTCTGCCCGAGGTAGGTCCTGGTCTCCATTGGCTCTCTCAGTGGGTCGATGGATGGGTTGGTTACCTGGCTTGCGTTGACCAGCATCTTGTCCCAGTACACGGGATAATCCTTGGGAGTTCCCATGGACGCCAGCAGGACTCCGCCACTCTCAGCCTGCCGATAGATATCCTGGATGACCTCTCCCTTCCAGTTTGCATTTTCCTTGAAGATATGGTCAGTCTTGACGATTTTCAGTGCATGGGTGGGGCAGAGGGAGACACAGCGATGGCAGTTGACGCACTTGCTCTCATCAGCTCTCATACGGCCAGTTGCTTCATCAAATGAGTGGACCTCATTCGCACATTGTCGCTCACATACCCTACAGGTTATACATCTATCTTGGTTTCTTACTACTTCAAAGTCCGGATACAGGTAATTGATGCCCATATTGCCCTCCTTGCTGACTATCCAGGGTGACGATGACTGGCTTTCCTCCGCTTGGGTACCAGAGCCGGTCGGGTTCAGGGCAAATGACCCTGATGGCTGCTTCCTCACTTGCCAGGTAGACACGGTCGTCTTTCTCTGCAGCCACAAGGCTCCTGAGTTTGAGTCGGTCGTTGAGTGCCATCAACCCTCCGCTGAAGCCAAGGATGATGGAGAACGGACCGGTGATAAGCATGCTTGCAAAGGTATTTCTCAAATAGGTGAATACCTCTCTCTCTTCCTGGGATTTTCCTTCAATGGTCGACCAGAAGGGAGCTGCAATGACATTGGCTACCTCTTCAAAACTCAAGCCTTGTTTTCTGTGGAGGTAATCGATCATATAGGTGATGACCTCGGTGTCGGTCATCAGAGTACAGGCGTAGCCGAACATCTCAATGAAACGTCTATTTGCGTCATAGCTCGATATTTCCCCATTGTGTACTACGCTGTAGTCGAGCAGGCTGAATGGGTGTGCTCCTCCCCACCATCCGGGGGTATTGGTTGGGTAACGACCGTGGACTGTCCAACTGTATCCTTCATAGTCATCGAGGCGATAGAACTCCCCAACATCTTCAGGGTAGCCCACTGCCTTGAAGACACCCATGTTCTTTCCTGATGAAAAGACATAGGCTCCGTCAATCTCCTTGTTCACCTTGATCACACACCTTGAGGTATACTCTTTCTCATCCAGCTGGCTGGAGGCAAGTTTGGTGGGAAGAGGAGTGACGAAGTAGCGCCAGATAAGCGGCTCATCAGTGATTGCGTGCTGTTTGGTGGTAGGAATCTTGGAGAGGTTGATCAAATCGAAGTGTTCTTCAAGGAACTCCTCACAGCTTCGTTTTGCCTCACTTGAGTAGTAGAAGACATGCAGCGCATAGAAGTCAGCATATTCAGGGTAGATGCCATAACCGGCAAACCCCCCTCCCAGTCCGTTCGAGCGGTCGTGCATGACAGCGATGGAGGAGATGGCTTCTCGTCCGGAAAATCGTTTTCCACTCCGTGATATGATGCCACTGATGGCACAACCACTGGGAATGCGGACTTCTCCTTCCAAAGGTGTTGTGTGATGGTAGCCGTTCATAGGGCGTCTCCTTGGATACGAAAAAAGGCGCCCATC containing:
- a CDS encoding glutamate synthase encodes the protein MKQIDVGMMEYRHLNEQIRESKAKQFTLSSVTGQRYIGCAQKDKIITINGTAGNGLGSYLDGATLIVNGNAQDATGDTMNEGAIIVHGSSGDGTGYAMRGGKLYIRDSAGYRCGIHMKAFEDKQPLLIIGERAGSFLGEYQAGGTIIVLGRNQEGKAPVGYFCGTGMHGGAIYLRCDTLPQGLPPQVAVRDADEEDKALLSNLLDEYCTLFEFDKEQLLVSHFFVLSANSTTPYRMMYTHV
- a CDS encoding FAD-dependent oxidoreductase — protein: MQYVIIGNSITSVGCIESIRKYDSQGSITVIGEENHPIYARPLISYLLQGKTDEQKMTYRDAGFYEKHGVRLLIGRKVEKIEAKSRLLTLDDGVAMQYDKLLIATGSLPFIPPMLNLEEVEKRHTFLSLSDAKELEAELHPTSRVLIIGAGLIGLKCAEGILERVQSVTVVDLAGRILSSILDEEGSLRVQAHLQQAGIRFHLEDSVREFCGQEALLSSGKVVGFDILVMAVGVKPNIQLAKDAGLAVNKGILIDQACRTSDAHIWAGGDCSEGWELLSGERRNLALLPNAYMQGESAGYSMVGSEQRFEKAIAMNAIGFFGLHIITAGVYEGEDLLITTESGYKRLFIKDHHLVGCILIGDQVSRGGIYTDLIRNRTDLRNLDFAMISEQPALMAFAQKVRSEQLGRAQ
- a CDS encoding 4Fe-4S dicluster domain-containing protein, whose amino-acid sequence is MKRIYVNEQWCLACHLCEYYCAYANSGLLDMVQALKDKPLHPRIQVEQKGTISFAVNCRHCSEPLCLKSCIAGAIREKDGLIVIDQEKCVGCYSCIMACPYGALMPSESGVMQKCELCATNSHGLPVCVQGCPNQAIVYEER
- a CDS encoding glutamate synthase-related protein — translated: MGINYLYPDFEVVRNQDRCITCRVCERQCANEVHSFDEATGRMRADESKCVNCHRCVSLCPTHALKIVKTDHIFKENANWKGEVIQDIYRQAESGGVLLASMGTPKDYPVYWDKMLVNASQVTNPSIDPLREPMETRTYLGQKASAVARDEKGRIITKTAPQLKLEIPVMFSAMSYGSISYNAHKSLALAAQELGIYYNTGEGGLHEDFYQYGKNTIVQVASGRFGVHPGYLNAGEAIEIKMGQGAKPGIGGHLPGSKIGEDISKTRMIPLHSDAISPAPHHDIYSIEDLRQLVFALKEATAYTKPVIVKVAAVHNISAIASGIARSGADIIAIDGFRGGTGAAPARTRDNVGIPIELALASVDERLRKEGIRGNVSLVVGGSIRSSSDVLKAIALGADAVYVATSALIALGCHLCRTCHSGKCNWGIATQNPELVKRLNPEIGSERLVNLITAWNHELKEMMGGMGINSIEALRGNRLMLRGIGLNETELQILGIKHAGA
- a CDS encoding glutamine amidotransferase family protein gives rise to the protein MNGYHHTTPLEGEVRIPSGCAISGIISRSGKRFSGREAISSIAVMHDRSNGLGGGFAGYGIYPEYADFYALHVFYYSSEAKRSCEEFLEEHFDLINLSKIPTTKQHAITDEPLIWRYFVTPLPTKLASSQLDEKEYTSRCVIKVNKEIDGAYVFSSGKNMGVFKAVGYPEDVGEFYRLDDYEGYSWTVHGRYPTNTPGWWGGAHPFSLLDYSVVHNGEISSYDANRRFIEMFGYACTLMTDTEVITYMIDYLHRKQGLSFEEVANVIAAPFWSTIEGKSQEEREVFTYLRNTFASMLITGPFSIILGFSGGLMALNDRLKLRSLVAAEKDDRVYLASEEAAIRVICPEPDRLWYPSGGKPVIVTLDSQQGGQYGHQLPVSGL